From Candidatus Mycalebacterium zealandia:
GAGTCCGTCCTCTATGAGCGCGATGATTTCGTTCAGCGAAACCACATTGCCACCTGCTATGTTTATTTGCTCAAACCCCACATTTTTCACCGAAAGCAGTGTCGCGCGTGCGGCGTCATCAACAAATGTAAAGTCCCTGCTCTGAGTTCCGTCTCCGTAGAGAACTATCTCATTTCCTTCGGCAACCGCCCGCACAAACCGGAACACACTCATGTCGGGACGCCCCGCGGGACCGTAAACCGTAAAATACCTGAGAGCGGAAACATCTATCCCGAAAAGTTTGTGATATGAGTGGCAAAGCCCTTCACCAGCGGACTTTGAAGCCGCGTAGGGAGAAAGCGGCTTGTCGGTTTCCGAAACGGCTTCGGCAAGAGGCAGTCTTCCGTTTCCGTAAACGCTTGAAGACGATATGAACACAAACTTTTCCGTGCCGTTTTCCCTGCACGCTTCAAGCAGGTTTAGGGTACCGAGCACATTTGTTTTGTAATACTCCGCCGGAATCTCCGCGCTTCTTCTCACTCCCGCGCGCGCGGCGAGGTTGATTACCGCTTTGGGCGAAAAACCGCGCATCCCCGCGAAAAAATTCGCGACCGCGCCCGAGTCCGCGATGTCAGTTTTTTCAAATATAAACCTGTCCGATGAGAAAAGATTTCGAAGCCGTTTTTCTTTCAGCGCGGGATCGTAAGCGTCATTCAGATTGTCCATTCCGGCAACCCTGTCTCCTCTTTCAAGCAACATCTCGCACACGCGAGCGCCGACAAATCCCGCGCAACCGGTTACAACAAAATCCATTCTTCACGCCTCGCCAAGACAGAAGTACCGGAAACCCATATTTTTCATCTCCGCCGGTGAATAGATATTCCTTCCGTCAACAATAACAGGGGATTTCATAATGGAAAAAATCCTGCCGAAATCCGGCTGTCTGTATTCATTCCATTCCGTGCTTATAAAAAGCGCGTCCGCACCCTCACACGCGTCGTATGGACCGCGCGCCCTTTTGACGCCGGAGGGAATGAAATCCTTTGCCGCGCCGTCAAAAGCCACAGGGTCATGAGCGCTTACTTCGGCGCCTTCGCTCAAAACCTTATTCATAATGTAAATCGCCGGAGACTCCCTGATGTCATCGGTGTTGGGCTTGAAAGATACCCCCCAGAAAGCAATTTTCACACTGCCGAGCCCGTCGGGAAACTGGCTTTTCAGTTTGTTCAGAAAAATCTCATGCTGAAGAGTGTTGACCTCGTCAACAGCCGAACAGATTCTCATATCAAATCCCTGCTTGCGCGCGGCGCCGATAACCGCTTTGATATCTTTTGGCAGACACGAACCGCCATACCCGACTCCCGGATACAGAAACTTGTCCCCAATCCTCTCGTCAGCTGCCATAACCGAGCGCACTTCTGAGACACTCGCGCCCATCTTTTCGCAAAACACCGCCATCTCATTCATAAAGGATATTCGGGTTGCGAGCATCGCATTTGAGGCATATTTGGCAATCTCCGCCGAGCGTATGGAGATGGAAATCAACCTCTCGCCACGCCTCATATACGGCAAATAGAGTTGGCGCAAAATGCCTTCTGCTTTTTCGCTGTCCGTGCCGATAACAATTCTGTCCGGACTCATAAAGTCCTTCACCGCCGTTCCCTCTTTCAAAAATTCCGGGTTGGAAGCCATATCAAAGTTTTTTCCGCCGTTTTCAAGCACAAGCCCCATGACTTTCTCCGTTGTGCCCGGCGGAACGGTGCTTTTTGTAACAATCAGTTTGTAATCGCCCCCGCAGACCGGGCCAATCATCCGCGCGACATCAAAAACGCCGCCCAAATCCGGCTCGCCGTTTACGGACTGCGGCGTTCCCACGGCGATAAAAACAGTGTCGGACTCTAAAACGGCTTGCTCAGGCTCATTTGAAAAAGTGAGACGTCCGTCTTTGATGTTTTTTGCGACAATATCTTCAAGGTTCGGCTCATAAAACGGCACAGTCCCTTTTTTAAGAGAGGCGATTTTCTCTACATCAATGTCTGCGCAGACGACTGAGTTTCCACTGTCCGCGAGGCACGCGCCCGTAACAAGACCAACGTATCCGGTTCCTATAATTCCTACTTTCAAAAAAATCTCCGGCGGAATGTTAATTTTATCCGCAAAGGGTATATTCGCAAAGGAAAACGCTCTTTACTGTGCGGTTTTGGGCAAGAACCTGTATTTTTTCCCTTGTGACTCAATAACAAATCCGCCTTCGGGCAGCGGCTCCGCAACCGATGCTATGGCATAATATGCGGGGCTTAGAAAACGCGCCTCAAACTCACCGTTTTTTATGAAGGCGTATGGAATGTTGTCCGCGTTCACGCGCAAATCGGTGTCCTCGGTGAGTATCTCCGAAGTTTCATCATTAACGACCACCTCAAATCCCTTTTCTGTCAACCGGGCGGAAACAATGACAAAAGGCGTGTCCTCCACCTCAACGGAAACGGAAACTTTCCCCTCGGCAACTTCAAACCCGCCTCCACGCGCACGGCGGAGGTTACGGTTGTTTTCAAGATAGGTCCACTTGTGAGTTATCTGAACCCCGTCCTGAAACCATCTGCCCTTTTTGTCTATAAATATGTGCGGAGTCTTCATAATCCGGATGAAACCGCCTCACAAGATCGTGCCGTCTTTCATGGTAACAACTCTGCGGCAGCAGTCCGCGACTTCCTTTTCGTGCGTAATCATCACAATGGTAGTGCCCGAAGCGTTCACTTGCTTGAGAAGGTTCATAATCTCGTCCGTGTTTTTGCTGTCAAGGTTGCCGGTCGGCTCATCGGCGAGAATCATCGCCGGATTTTTGCACAGCGCGCGCGCTATGGCAACCCTCTGCTGCTGTCCGCCGGAGAGCTGTGAAGGCATGTGGTTTTCTCTGTCCGAAAGCCCGACCGATTCAAGCACCTCCGAAGCCCGCTTTCTTCTCTCCCCGGCCGCTGCGCCGTCGTATATCAGCGGTATCTCCACGTTTTCATGTGCGCTCAAGCGCGGAAGCAGATTAAAACTCTGGAAAACAAACCCGATGCGCTTGCGCCTCAATTCAGAAAGACCATCCGCCGAAAACGCCGAAATTTCCCGCCCCTCAAAAAGGTAGGAGCCGGAATCCTGAGTATCCAAAAGCCCCAGAATGTTCATAAGTGTGCTTTTGCCCGATCCGGAAGACCCCACAATCGCGACTAAGTCTCCGGGAAAAATATCAAGGGAAACATTGCGCAAAGCGTGCACGGAGGTGTCACCGGACTGATAGGTCTTTTCAATTCCGCAAAGCGATATGATGGGAATTTCGTTAGTCGGCACGGCGAAAACTAATCAGAAACGTTTTGGCTGGGGAAGTGTCATGCCACCGGAATCTTCGTCTGTTTTAACAACTGTTCCAACCGCAATTATGTCGCCTTCGGATATTTCTCCGGTCTTAACCTCGGTAAACACTTCATTGCTCTCTCCGATTGTTACGGGTACGCGCTTGAATTTTCCCGAAAGGGTTTTAATCCACACCGCGGAGCCCGAAGCGTGCACGGAACCGTCCGGCGGGAGAAAACGCAGAGCGGCGGTCGGCACGCGCATAACATCGTCCACTTGCGCGGTTTTTACCGTAATGTCCGCGGTCATTCCGGATTTAAGAATGTGTTCAGGGTTCTCAACCCGTGCCAGAACCTCGTAAGCAACGGCGCCGTCACCTTCAAGCGGAGATTCGGACACGGAAAAAATTTCGCCCCTGAAAGACTGATTTTTGAACGCCGAAACCGTAAAGTGCACAAACTGCCCCTCGGAAACGCGCCCGATGTCCGCTTCGCCGATACGGATAAGAAGCCTCATTTTGTCGGCTTTTCCGGCGATTTTCATAAGCATTCCGACTGTATTGTCAAATGAGCGTCCGACCTCAACGTTGCGGTAAATAACCGTTCCGTCAATGGGAGACTTTATCTCGGCCGCTTTGAACTTTCTGGTCGCTTCGGAAAATCCCGCCTTTGCTTGCTCCATCGCTATTTTCGCCTTCTTGTAATCGTTTGTGGAACTGAGCTTCTTATCGTAAAGCTCGGACTGATATTTAAAGCCCGCCTCTTTTGTCTCAAGTTCCGTGCGCGCTTTATCGTAGCGCGACTTAAGTGTGGTCGCATCAAGGCGTATAAGAACATCGCCTTCGGAAACCGTGTCGCTCTGTTGCTTAAAAACTTCGGTAACCGTGCCCGGTATGGAGCTGTAGATTTCCGCTTCCTCAAAATGTTTCAGCGTTCCGACAGAAGTTATGGTGGAAATTACGCTTCCAACCGAAACTGACTCGGTTTTGTATTCAACAGAACTGTCTTCAAACGTAAACACCCACGCGCCCAAAATGAGTCCGACAATAAGCACACCGCGCAGTCCGGCGCTTAATCGGCCCAACGCATTAAAAATTTTCCCCGGTCCACTCACTTTTCAACCTCCACTACCCATTCTTCAGCGGTGTCTAATCCCGCAAGAAACTTCAAATCAGCCACCAATGCTCTTTTATTATACAAAGATTCTTCGTATTTAAGGTAAAAATTTGCATATTCTTTTTCCGAAAAAACAAGATCCAGTTTTGAAGCCGCGCCCAGTTCCGCCTTTTCCCGCGCGAGAATAAGCTTCTTTTCCGCCGTGCCGAGGACCCTTCTGCTAAGTTCTATATACTCGTCGGCGTGCGTAATATCCAGCAACAGCCGTTTCACTTCCCTTTCAAGACGCTGCTTTTCAAGCGCGATTTCTATCTCGGTTCTCTCACGAACAGCGCGGGTTTTGTCCAGCGTGCCGAAACGGGAAAACCCCTTGAAAAGCGGTATTGTCGCTCCCGCTCCCGCAATGAAATCCGGCGCGTCCGTGTGCGCGCCTTCCCCTTCAAACCTGTAAGCAACCCTTCCGTAAAGAATCGGAAGAAACTCCGCCTTTGCGGCGGCGATTTTCGCCTTATCACTTTTCAACTGCTCGGCGAGAGCCAGAAGAGTGGGATTGTCTTTTAAAACATCAGCAAGAAGCTCTTTAACAGGGGGCAGTATCTCTTCCGAATCCTGCGGCGGCACAAGAGTGATGTCTCCGGTGTCCTCAATTCCAAGCAACTGGAAAAAATCAAACCGCGCGCTTTCAACTCCGTTCTGCGCGCCGTTGAGTTGAAAAATTATGTTCTTCTCATCGGATTCCTGCTGGGCTAATTCAAGCGGGGAAATGCGCCCGTTTCTGGCGAGAATTATGCTTTTTTCAAGTCTCATTCCCGCATGCAGACGGTTCTTCTCGGCATAAACAAGACGCGCCTCGTTAAGAATAACCGCGTAAAATGCCTTGCGCGCGCGGGTTACCGCCTTATTCTCGGCGTTTTTCTTTGAATATTTGGCAGAGGAGACAAGGCTTTTGCTTGATTTGACGCGGTTTTTCGTGCGCCCGAAATCCCAGATTACCTGGTCAGCGAAAAATCCTGATTCGTGTCCGACAAAAGGCGCGACAACTCGGGAGTGAACTTGCGGATAGTAAGTGCCGGAGGCTTCCTTGCGCATGCCTTTGCGTATTCGAACATCCGCTCCCGCGAGCCGCACTTCAAGGCTCTGCCTGACCGCCATGCGCTCCGCTTCGGCAAGCGAAAGGTTTTTTTTCGCCCCCGCGACCGGCGCGCAAACGAGCAAAAACAAAAAAATGCAAAGCGCGCGCAAAAACGCTACTTGTAAAAATAACCTGCTGATAGAGAGCAAAAAGCGCATTGTTCTGTGGAAAGCCCGCAAACAGAGGACTTAAATGAAAAAGTCCTTAAATTATAACACAAGATTAAAAGCCACGCACAGCGGACGCAAAAAAACCTGATGCTGTTAGATTTACCGCCGGATGAAAAAACCTCTTTCAATCTATGTCCACTTCCCATACTGCGAAATTAAGTGCCCTTTCTGCAATCTGAACGCATGGGAGGAAAAAAAATTTGATGAAAACGCCTATACACGCGCAATACGTGACGAACTGAAAGCCCTCACTTCGGAAATGCCCGAACTGCTCTCGCACTACGAAGTAAAAACCGTGTTTATTGGAGGCGGAACACCGTCTCTGTTCTCGGCACGGGCGGTGGGCGGCGTGTTGGAGTTTCTTGCGGGAGAGTTTGAAATCTCAAACTCCGCGGAAATATCGCTTGAATCTCATCCCGCATCATGCGGGCGCGAAAAAATGCGCGGATTTTACACGGCGGGAATCAACCGTTTGAGCATCGGGGCGCAGTCCTTCTCATCTGAAAAACTCAAAAGTCTCGGAAGAGAGCACGAGGCTCGGCTATGTTTTGAGGCGTTTGAAAATGCGCAATCGGCGGGTTTTCAGAACATAAGCGCGGACATCATAGCCGGCGCGGCGGGAGAAACTCCACAAGCGTTTGAGAAAGACATCAAAACCGCCGCCGCAACCGGAGTGCCTCACATATCGGTTTACGGACTTGAAATTGAGCGGGGAACGCAATTTTACGCTTTGGCGAAAAAAGGGCTGTTGAAAACACCTTCGGATGAGGATTGCGCGCAAATGATTGAAATTGCCGCCGAGTGTTTGAGCGCGATGGAGCGCTATGAAATATCAAGTTTCGCCGCGCCGGATGCGCACTGCCGGCACAACATAAACTACTGGCGTTCGGGAGATTACATAGGACTCGGTGCGGGGGCGCATTCTCACATGACAGTGCGCGACGCGCCTTTCGGACTCAGGTGGGCAAACCCGCGAAACCCTCGCGAATATATGGAACAGACCGCAAGGGGCAAAACCGCGCCGAGGCAAGCTTTGGATGCTGAAACCGGATTTTGCGACTGCGTGATGATGGGGCTCCGGCTTGCGGACGGAATGGATTTGGCGGATGCGGAAAAGCAGTTCGGTGTCCGGGTTGACGTGCACGCGCTTGAAAAACTTGAAAACAATGGTCTGATCCGCCGTGAAAACGGCGCGGTGAAAATCACAGAAAAGGGTTTTGTTTTGGCAAACTCGGTGATTGTGGAAATTACGGGAAAAACCAAGCCGGGCGAATAGGATATAATTGCGGAAATCTTACCGCCCGGAGAGAAAACAAATGGCGAAAATCAAAAGCGTAAAAGCGAGGGAAATTCTGGACTCGCGCGGAAATCCAACAGTTGAGACCGATGTTGTGTGCTCTGACGGCACACTTGGAAGGGCTTCGGTGCCGTCCGGAGCGTCAACGGGAAAGTTTGAGGCGCGGGAACTTAGAGACTCGGCAAAGAAAAGATACGGAGGCAAAGGCGTTCTCAAAGCGGTTGAGAACTCAAACCGGACTCTTGAACGTGCGATTCGGGGAATGGACGTAAGCGACCAGAAAAAAATTGATGCGAAGATGATTGAAAAAGACGGAACAAAATCAAAATCACGCATCGGAGCGAACTCTATTCTCGGTGTTTCGCTCGCCGTTGCACACGCGGCGGCACAATCGCGCAAAACCCCTCTTTACCGATATCTCACGCGACTCTACGGCTCCGTGCGTCCGTCTCTGCCGGTGCCGTTTATGAACATAATCAACGGCGGAGCGCACGCGGACAACAATCTGGATATTCAGGAATTCATGCTTGTTCCGCACGGTTTCAAAACTTTTTCAGATTCATTGCGAGCCGGAGTTGAGATTTTTCACGCTCTCAAATCGCTGCTGAAATCCAAGGGGCTTTCCACCGCCGTTGGAGACGAAGGCGGCTTCGCCCCGAATTTGCGCTCCAACGAGCATGCGATGGAGTTCATCGCGCGTGCGGCGGAAAAAGCCGGATATAAAACCGGAACGCAAGTGTCGCTTGCCATGGATGCGGCGGCAAGCGAGTTTTTTTTCGACGGAAAATACCGCATCGGACGCGCAAAACTTTCATCGGCGCAAATGGGCAAAATGTATGAAAAATGGACAAAAAACTGGCCTCTCATCTCCATTGAAGACCCGATGGACGAGAATGACTGGGAGGGCTGGAAGGAGATTACGGAGCGAGTCGGCCGGTCGGTTCAGTTGGTAGGAGACGATCTTTTCGTCACAAACAGACAGCGGCTTGAAAAAGGAATAAAACTCGGAGCCGCAAACTCAATTCTCATAAAAGTCAACCAGATAGGGACTCTGTCGGAAACATTTGATGCGATGAAGACCGCCGGCAAAGCGGGCTATTCGCGCATGGTGTCCCATCGTTCGGGGGAGACCGAAGATTCATCAATCGCGGACATCGCGGTCGCGACCGAATGCGGTCGCATAAAAACCGGCGCGCCGTGCAGGGGAGAAAGAACGGCAAAATACAACCGTTTGCTGAGAATTGAGGAGGAACTGGGGAAAAAGGCTGTGTTTGCGGGCAAACAAATCTTGGGTAAAATCTAAAAAGAAAGGTCACGAAAATATATGAATGGTAAAACACTTCTTGAAAAAATTTGGAATTCCCACCTCGTAAGCGAGGGGAAAGACGGCCAGCCCGACATTCTCTACATAGATTTGCATATGGTTCACGAAGTTACCTCGCCTCAGGCGTTTGAGGGGCTTGTGATGGAAAACAGAAAAGTTCGCCGCCCGAATTTAACATTCGCCACAATGGACCATAATGTGCCCACAACGGCGCGAAGCAAACCCATAGAGGACGACATATCCGCCCGTCAGATTGAGACGCTCAGAAAAAACTGCGAGCGTTTCGGTATTAATCTTTTTGACATTCTGCCGAATCCGGAAATTGAGGATCTTCAAGGAATTGTCCACGTAATAGGTCCTGAACTGGGGCTCACAAGGCCCGGAATGACTATAGTGTGCGGCGACAGCCACACTTCAACTCACGGCGCGTTCGGTTCCCTTGCTTTCGGAATCGGAACAAGCGAGGTTGAGCATGTCCTTGCGACCCAGTGCCTGCGCCAGACCCGCCCGGAAACCTTTGAGATACGAATGGAAGGAAAACGGGGACGCGGCGTTACGGCAAAAGACATAATTCTGGCAATCATAGGGCGGATTGGAACTGCCGGCGCGACCGGGCACGCGGTTGAATACGCGGGCGAAGCCATAAGAGACCTGTCAATGGAAGAAAGAATGACCGTGTGCAACATGTCGATTGAGGCCGGAGCGAAAGCGGGAATGATGGCGGCGGACGAAAAAACTTTTGAATACGCGCGCGCGCGGCGTTATTCGCCGGCAGACGAGCATTTTGAGTCGGCGCTTGAGGAATGGAAACAGTGCGCGTCCGATGAAGACGCAGTTTTTGATAAAACTCTGAAAATGGACGCCGGAGAAATTGCCCCGCAGATAACGTGGGGAACGAATCCGGGAATGGTGGTTGACGTGAACTCTACGGTTCCAAACCCCGCGGACGAAAGTGACGCAGTACGGCGCGGCGACATGGAAAGAGCGCTTGAATACATGGGACTCAAAGCCGGAAAGCCGATGACGGACATCAAAATTGACAGGGTCTTTCTGGGCTCATGCACAAACTCGCGCATAGAAGACCTGACCGCCGTGGCACAGATTGTTAAAGGCAAAAAAGTCGCGAAAGGCGTGCGTGCGATGGTTGTTCCGGGTTCTCAATTGGTGAAAAAACAGGCTGAAGAAATGGGAATAGACAAGATTCTCAAAGATGCCGGATTTGAATGGCGTGAATCGGGATGCAGTATGTGTCTGGGAATGAATCCCGACATTCTCGCGCCCGGGGAAAGATGCGCCAGCACATCCAACAGAAACTTTGAAGGACGGCAGGGCAAAGGCGGCAGAACACATCTCGCAAGCCCCGTTATGGCTGCGGCCGCGGCAATTGAAGGTCATTTTGTTGACGTCCGGGAGTGGGGCAATTAAATGGAAAAATTCACGAAAATAAAAGCGGTAGTCGCCCCGCTTGACCGCTCAAACGTTGACACCGACCAGATAATTCCCAAGCAGTTTCTCAAAAGAATTGAAAGAACCGGATTTGGTGAATTCCTTTTTTACGATTGGAGATTTCTTGAAGACGGAAAAACACTCAATCCGGACTTTGAGATGAACATGGAACGCTACAAAGGCTCGGGAGTGCTAATTGCAAAAGACAATTTCGGAAGTGGAAGTTCGCGCGAACACGCGCCGTGGGCAATCAGAGAGTTCGGATTCAGGGTCGTAATCGCGCCGTCTTTTGCTGACATTTTCTATAACAACTGCTTCAAAAACTCCATTCTCCCCGTCAAACTCAACCGCGAGCAAGTGGACTCCCTGTTTGAAACCGTAAGGGCAAATCCGGGTTTCAGTCTGGAGGTTGATTTGGAAAAACAGTCAATCACGGGAAGCGGGATTAATTTTGAGTTTGACATTGACCCATTCAGAAAAAGAACTCTTCTTGAAGGGCTTGATGACATATCGCAAACTTTGAAAGAAAGCGACCTGATAGAAAAATATGAAAAAAAGCATGTGGAAACAAGGCCCTGGGGTTTCCCTGCAATGGAAAGATAAAAATGAACATAAAAATAACAACAAGACACATCAAAGACAGAAAAGTCGCAAAAAAAATGAAACACTACATGCTTTCAAAACTGCCCCGGCTGGGCAGGTATCTGTATAAACAGGGAGAAG
This genomic window contains:
- a CDS encoding DUF1285 domain-containing protein yields the protein MKTPHIFIDKKGRWFQDGVQITHKWTYLENNRNLRRARGGGFEVAEGKVSVSVEVEDTPFVIVSARLTEKGFEVVVNDETSEILTEDTDLRVNADNIPYAFIKNGEFEARFLSPAYYAIASVAEPLPEGGFVIESQGKKYRFLPKTAQ
- a CDS encoding SDR family NAD(P)-dependent oxidoreductase; this translates as MDFVVTGCAGFVGARVCEMLLERGDRVAGMDNLNDAYDPALKEKRLRNLFSSDRFIFEKTDIADSGAVANFFAGMRGFSPKAVINLAARAGVRRSAEIPAEYYKTNVLGTLNLLEACRENGTEKFVFISSSSVYGNGRLPLAEAVSETDKPLSPYAASKSAGEGLCHSYHKLFGIDVSALRYFTVYGPAGRPDMSVFRFVRAVAEGNEIVLYGDGTQSRDFTFVDDAARATLLSVKNVGFEQINIAGGNVVSLNEIIALIEDGLSKKAVVRKEPMNPADSKATAADISKAEKILGWEPQTDIKKGVKSCIDWYLENREWASRLEMPEV
- the leuD gene encoding 3-isopropylmalate dehydratase small subunit, which translates into the protein MEKFTKIKAVVAPLDRSNVDTDQIIPKQFLKRIERTGFGEFLFYDWRFLEDGKTLNPDFEMNMERYKGSGVLIAKDNFGSGSSREHAPWAIREFGFRVVIAPSFADIFYNNCFKNSILPVKLNREQVDSLFETVRANPGFSLEVDLEKQSITGSGINFEFDIDPFRKRTLLEGLDDISQTLKESDLIEKYEKKHVETRPWGFPAMER
- the leuC gene encoding 3-isopropylmalate dehydratase large subunit, encoding MNGKTLLEKIWNSHLVSEGKDGQPDILYIDLHMVHEVTSPQAFEGLVMENRKVRRPNLTFATMDHNVPTTARSKPIEDDISARQIETLRKNCERFGINLFDILPNPEIEDLQGIVHVIGPELGLTRPGMTIVCGDSHTSTHGAFGSLAFGIGTSEVEHVLATQCLRQTRPETFEIRMEGKRGRGVTAKDIILAIIGRIGTAGATGHAVEYAGEAIRDLSMEERMTVCNMSIEAGAKAGMMAADEKTFEYARARRYSPADEHFESALEEWKQCASDEDAVFDKTLKMDAGEIAPQITWGTNPGMVVDVNSTVPNPADESDAVRRGDMERALEYMGLKAGKPMTDIKIDRVFLGSCTNSRIEDLTAVAQIVKGKKVAKGVRAMVVPGSQLVKKQAEEMGIDKILKDAGFEWRESGCSMCLGMNPDILAPGERCASTSNRNFEGRQGKGGRTHLASPVMAAAAAIEGHFVDVREWGN
- a CDS encoding phosphopyruvate hydratase — its product is MAKIKSVKAREILDSRGNPTVETDVVCSDGTLGRASVPSGASTGKFEARELRDSAKKRYGGKGVLKAVENSNRTLERAIRGMDVSDQKKIDAKMIEKDGTKSKSRIGANSILGVSLAVAHAAAQSRKTPLYRYLTRLYGSVRPSLPVPFMNIINGGAHADNNLDIQEFMLVPHGFKTFSDSLRAGVEIFHALKSLLKSKGLSTAVGDEGGFAPNLRSNEHAMEFIARAAEKAGYKTGTQVSLAMDAAASEFFFDGKYRIGRAKLSSAQMGKMYEKWTKNWPLISIEDPMDENDWEGWKEITERVGRSVQLVGDDLFVTNRQRLEKGIKLGAANSILIKVNQIGTLSETFDAMKTAGKAGYSRMVSHRSGETEDSSIADIAVATECGRIKTGAPCRGERTAKYNRLLRIEEELGKKAVFAGKQILGKI
- a CDS encoding ATP-binding cassette domain-containing protein; this translates as MISLCGIEKTYQSGDTSVHALRNVSLDIFPGDLVAIVGSSGSGKSTLMNILGLLDTQDSGSYLFEGREISAFSADGLSELRRKRIGFVFQSFNLLPRLSAHENVEIPLIYDGAAAGERRKRASEVLESVGLSDRENHMPSQLSGGQQQRVAIARALCKNPAMILADEPTGNLDSKNTDEIMNLLKQVNASGTTIVMITHEKEVADCCRRVVTMKDGTIL
- the hemW gene encoding radical SAM family heme chaperone HemW, encoding MKKPLSIYVHFPYCEIKCPFCNLNAWEEKKFDENAYTRAIRDELKALTSEMPELLSHYEVKTVFIGGGTPSLFSARAVGGVLEFLAGEFEISNSAEISLESHPASCGREKMRGFYTAGINRLSIGAQSFSSEKLKSLGREHEARLCFEAFENAQSAGFQNISADIIAGAAGETPQAFEKDIKTAAATGVPHISVYGLEIERGTQFYALAKKGLLKTPSDEDCAQMIEIAAECLSAMERYEISSFAAPDAHCRHNINYWRSGDYIGLGAGAHSHMTVRDAPFGLRWANPRNPREYMEQTARGKTAPRQALDAETGFCDCVMMGLRLADGMDLADAEKQFGVRVDVHALEKLENNGLIRRENGAVKITEKGFVLANSVIVEITGKTKPGE
- a CDS encoding efflux RND transporter periplasmic adaptor subunit, with protein sequence MSGPGKIFNALGRLSAGLRGVLIVGLILGAWVFTFEDSSVEYKTESVSVGSVISTITSVGTLKHFEEAEIYSSIPGTVTEVFKQQSDTVSEGDVLIRLDATTLKSRYDKARTELETKEAGFKYQSELYDKKLSSTNDYKKAKIAMEQAKAGFSEATRKFKAAEIKSPIDGTVIYRNVEVGRSFDNTVGMLMKIAGKADKMRLLIRIGEADIGRVSEGQFVHFTVSAFKNQSFRGEIFSVSESPLEGDGAVAYEVLARVENPEHILKSGMTADITVKTAQVDDVMRVPTAALRFLPPDGSVHASGSAVWIKTLSGKFKRVPVTIGESNEVFTEVKTGEISEGDIIAVGTVVKTDEDSGGMTLPQPKRF
- a CDS encoding nucleotide sugar dehydrogenase, whose amino-acid sequence is MKVGIIGTGYVGLVTGACLADSGNSVVCADIDVEKIASLKKGTVPFYEPNLEDIVAKNIKDGRLTFSNEPEQAVLESDTVFIAVGTPQSVNGEPDLGGVFDVARMIGPVCGGDYKLIVTKSTVPPGTTEKVMGLVLENGGKNFDMASNPEFLKEGTAVKDFMSPDRIVIGTDSEKAEGILRQLYLPYMRRGERLISISIRSAEIAKYASNAMLATRISFMNEMAVFCEKMGASVSEVRSVMAADERIGDKFLYPGVGYGGSCLPKDIKAVIGAARKQGFDMRICSAVDEVNTLQHEIFLNKLKSQFPDGLGSVKIAFWGVSFKPNTDDIRESPAIYIMNKVLSEGAEVSAHDPVAFDGAAKDFIPSGVKRARGPYDACEGADALFISTEWNEYRQPDFGRIFSIMKSPVIVDGRNIYSPAEMKNMGFRYFCLGEA